The following are encoded together in the Candidatus Aminicenantes bacterium genome:
- a CDS encoding HlyD family efflux transporter periplasmic adaptor subunit, with the protein MKRWVFIMGVFGLLLAACSDDGGRALRAAGVVDGDVLNLRSKVSGRLEKMDVSEGEAVTAGRILAQIDARNVLNRIEAEGIRRRDIAVQRLRLKRRRVQLEAARDYAVNTSRRLARLREKAAVSGDQYEQARLKRIETETALSDNGKQLLSLDLQEEAGRNREELLRLSLEDHTLTAPIDGVVLEIHSVCGENLFPGNAVLEILDTSSLFVEVFLEEAELGKLKLNQDALIRVDGREEPVTGRVAYFGRKAEFSPKYILSEQERRNLLVQVKVEIPAAAADAVKLGMPVTVEFPR; encoded by the coding sequence ATGAAAAGATGGGTTTTTATCATGGGAGTTTTCGGACTCCTGCTGGCGGCATGTTCAGATGATGGCGGCAGAGCCTTGCGCGCGGCCGGCGTAGTGGATGGAGACGTACTGAACCTGCGCAGCAAGGTAAGCGGACGCCTGGAAAAGATGGACGTATCTGAAGGCGAAGCCGTGACCGCGGGTCGGATCCTGGCGCAAATCGATGCCCGCAATGTTTTAAACAGAATCGAAGCGGAAGGGATCCGCCGGCGGGACATCGCCGTGCAACGCCTGCGTCTGAAAAGACGCCGGGTCCAATTGGAGGCGGCAAGGGATTACGCCGTAAACACCAGTCGACGTTTAGCGCGGTTGCGCGAGAAAGCGGCCGTTTCCGGAGATCAATATGAACAGGCCCGGCTCAAGCGCATTGAAACCGAAACCGCGTTGAGTGACAACGGCAAGCAACTGTTGTCCCTGGACCTGCAGGAGGAGGCCGGCCGCAACCGTGAAGAGTTGTTGCGGCTGTCGCTTGAAGATCATACGCTTACCGCTCCCATTGACGGCGTGGTGTTGGAGATTCATTCCGTATGCGGCGAAAACCTCTTTCCCGGAAATGCCGTGCTGGAGATCCTGGATACAAGCAGCCTTTTCGTGGAAGTCTTTTTAGAGGAAGCGGAACTGGGTAAACTGAAATTGAACCAGGACGCCCTGATTCGCGTGGATGGGCGTGAAGAACCGGTAACAGGCCGCGTCGCCTATTTCGGCCGCAAGGCCGAGTTTTCCCCCAAGTACATCCTGTCCGAACAGGAACGGCGCAACCTGCTGGTCCAGGTGAAAGTAGAAATTCCCGCGGCAGCGGCGGATGCGGTCAAACTGGGCATGCCCGTAACCGTTGAATTTCCACGGTGA